attccaatagatgctactgcgcaggtgctgtTGACACTATCTTGATGGAGCCTAATTTTTTGCTTCTCTACCAAAATGGCGCATTTATCATGTTCCGATAAACGCTTCTGCGCAGGTGCCACCGGTGCCATCTTGATGAAGCGTAATTTTTATTTCTGCCAAAATGGCGCGATCTGTAATATTAACATATATTTAAAAGATTAATTATATAAAAACAGTTATTATAAAAACAGTTATAAATCGTATTTacgattatacagctctggcaaaaattcagataccaccacatcaaaaccctgtcatgggaagtccaatctccagacctgaatcccattgaaaacctctggaatgtaaccaagaggatgatggataataaccagccatcaaacaaagaagaactgcttaaatttttgcgccagaagcagtgtgaaagactggtggaaagcatgccaagacgcattaaagctatgattaaaaatcatggttattccacaaaatattgatttctgaactcttactgagttacaacattagtattgttgtttctaaatgtttatgaacttgttttctttgcattatttgaggtctgaaagcactgggttttttctaattttgaccatatctccttttcagaaaaaaattcaacatttattgcttggaaatttggagacatgttgtcagaagtttatagaataaatgaacaatttccatttacgaatctcaacgcgtttctggagactaagctcccttaatcatgacagttgtcatgattaagggagcttagtcttcagaaacgcattgagattcgtacccatatagtttgtgctgaagtttgtatcctccatgtttaagtttgtgaataaagaaaacttttttcacggattcggtgaagctgtacatttttttcatttttattttaggcattTTATATGACCGCTATTAAATGAATGTGTTctacacgttttttttattttcactttctCTTTTATTATGTATCACTAGAATGGaatgggtatcgtttctccttgtggagagtgacataccatctctggcttgtcaaggtaaggaggcttattcgccatgcaacgctcctctgggaaattaaatatgcaaattgcctcttctgagaaaaagagaacttaaactctatagagccacctattggaagtaggaatcctacaagtcacaatcaactctttaacgagtcgtgcaatatgacttaggattaaagccaaatcagtatctcaattcgcagacacggtgtttcgggctgttggccctcgtcagtgcgaagcatgagaactgttttggctaggtgagaggctctggactggggtctaaggggtatcgtttctccttgtggagagtgacataccgttgccgttgcatggcgaataagcctccttaccttgacaagccagagatggtatgtcactctccacaaggagaaacgattccccttagaccccagtccagagcctctcacctagccaaaacagttctcatgcttcgcactgatgagggccaacagcccgaaacaccgtgtctgcgaattgagatactgatttggctttaatcctaagtcatattgcacgactcgttaaagagttgattgtgacttgtaggatcgctacttccaataggtggcgctatagagtttaagtcctctttttctcagaagaggcaatttgcatatttaatttcccagaggagcgttgcatggcgaataagcctccttaccttgacaagccagagatggtatgtcactctccacaaggagaaatgataccccttagaccccagtccacagcctctcacctagccaaaacagttctcatgcttcgcactgacgagggccaacagcccgaaacaccgtgtctgcgaattgagatactgatttggctttaatcctaagtcatattgcacgactcgttaaagagttgattgtgacttgtaggatcgctacttccaataggtggcgctatagagtttaagtcctctttttctctgaagaggcaatttgcatagaatGGAATGATAACATAACAACAAAAAAGAGAGAAAATAAAGACTTCTGGATATCCTGTCGCTTCACTGTTCCCACAGGTCTTGAACGGGTGTCTCTCTGTCGACGCCCTTTGGTATATGAAACAACTTCACTCTATCAAAACCTTACACTCCTTTTTTTCCCTTATGTTTTTCTTACTCTCCACAGGGTTTTTGTCAACTCACTGACATCAAGGGAATACTCCAGGGAAAGCCGGGTTCAATAAAATTCAGCAGAGAGATACTTTCCAGCTGAAAGGCTCCCTTGCTACATCATTACACAGCCAGCACTGTTTGCAGTTCACTTTGTTTAATTCAtaatataactagagatgagcaaacttgttcggcAAATGTTCACCAAtgtcaaatttggcacgaacatagcACATTTGGTTTTCGTATTCGGTTTCacgagcatttttcctcaaagtcggcaaaattcggtcAAAGATTAGTAAatgattgtgtttccactaatgcttttgttttgacATTTgcataggatagtggtgctgtgagTGCGAGGGACGTGTTTTATGGAGGGAAGGTGGTGTGTGTATGTCAGAGGAGAAGCGGAGTGTTTTTTTTCttgaaccccttaagccccgagggtggtttgcacgttaatgaccgggccaatttttacaattctgacaactgtccctttatgaggttataactctggaacgcttcatcggatcttggtgattctgacaaagttttctcgtgatatattgtacttcatgatagttgtaaaatttcttcgatataacgtgcatttatttgtgaaaaaatggaaatttggcgaaaatgttgaaaattttgcaattttccaactttgaatttttatgccctttaatcacagagatatgtcacacaaaataattaataagtaacatttcacacatgtttactttacatcagcacaattctgaaaccaatatttttttttgtatgggagttgcaagggttaaaagttgaccagcaatttctcatttttacaacacaaataTTTTTTAGGCACTACAtgacattttaagtcattttgaggggtctatatgatagaaaataaccaagtgtgacaccattctaaaaactgcacccctcaaggtgctcaaaaccacattcaagaagcttattaacccttcaggtgttttacaggaatttttggaatgttgaaataaaaatgaacatttaactttttttcataaacaatttacttcagctccaatttgttttattttaccaagggtaagaggagaaaatggaccccaaaagttgttgtacaatttgtcctaagtacgctgataccccatatgtgggggtaaaccactgtttgggcgcatggcagagctcggaagggaaggagcaccatttgacatttcaatgcaaaattgactggaattgagatgggacaccatgtcacgtttggagagcccctgatgtgcctaaatattgaaccccccccacaagtgacaccattttggaaagtagaccccctaaggaatttatctagatgtgtggtgagcactttgacccaccaagtgcttcacagaagtttataatgcagagccgtaaaaataaaaaatcatattttttcacaaaaattatcttttcgcccccaattttttattttcccaagggtaagagaagaaattggaccccaaaagttgttgtgcaatttacccCTCGTTATGTGGGGGtatacgactgtttgggcgcatggcagagctcggaagggaaggagcgccattttacttttcaatgcaaaattgactggaattgagatgggacaccatgtcgcgtttggagagcccctgatgtacctaaacattaaaaccccctacaagtgacaccattttggaaagtagactccctaaggaacttatctatatgtgttttgagagctttgaacccccaagtgtttcactacagtttataatgcagagccgtgaaaataaaaattcttttttttttcacaaaaatgattttttagcccccagttttgaattttcacaagggtaacaggataaatttgtcctgagtacgctgataccccacatgtgggggggaagcactgtttgggcgcatggcagagctcggaagggaaggagcgccatttggaatgcagacttagatggattggtctgcaggcgtcacgttgcatttgcagatcccctgatatacccaaacagtagaaaccccgcacaagtgaccctatattggaaactagacctcccaaggaacttatctagatgtgttgtgagaactttgaacccccaagtatttcactacagtttataacgcagagccgtgaaaataattttttttttttttttcacaaaaattatattttagcccccagttttgtattctaACAagtgtaacaggataaattggaccccaaaagttgttgtacaatttgtcctgcgtacgctgataccccatatgtggggaagaaccactgtttgtgtgcatggcagagctcggaagggaaggagcgccatttggaatgcagacttagatggattggtctgcaggcgtcacgttgcatttgcagagcccctgatgtacccaaacagtagaaaccccacacaagtgaccctatattggaaactagacctcccaaggaacttatctagatgtgttgtgagaactttgaacccccaagtgtttcactacagtttacaacgcagagccgtgaaaataaaaaatcgttttcttcccacaaaaatgatttttagccccccaaatttttattttcccaagggtaactagagaacttggaccacaaaagttgttgtccaatttgtcccgagtacgctgataccccatatgtgggggtaaacccctgtttgggcgcacgggagagctcggaagggaaggagcactgttttactttttcaacgcagaattggctggaattgagatcagacgccatgccgcgtttggagagcccctgatattcctaaacagtggaaacccccaattccaactgaatccctaatccaaacatacccctaaccctaatcccaacagtaaccctaaccacacccctaaccctgacacacctctaactctaatccaaaccctaatcccaactgtaaatgtaatccaaaccctaaccctaatttaggccccaaccctaaccctaactttagccccaaccctaaccctaattttagccccaaccctaacccttactttagccccaaccctaaccctaactttagctccaaccctaaccctaactttagccccaacgttaaccctgactttagctccaacccaagccccaaccatagccctagccctaaccctaaccctagccataaccctagccctaaccctagccctaaccctagccctaaccctaaccctagccctaatcctagccctaaccctagccctaaccctaacgggaaaatggaaataaatacatttttttaaattttattatttttccctaactaagggggtgatgaaggggggtttgatttacttttatagcgttttttataccggatttttatgattggcagctgtcacacactaaaagacgctttttatagcaaaaaattgtttttgcgtctgcacattttgagagctataatttttccatattttggtccacaaagtcatgtgaggtcttgttttttgcgggacgagttgacgtttttattggtaacatttctgggcacatgacatttttttatcgctttttattccgatttttgtgaagtagaatgaccaaaaaccagctattcatgaatttcttttgggggaggcgtttataccgttccgcgtttggtaaaattaatgaagcagttttattcttcgggtcagtacgattacagcgatacctcatttatataattttttttatgttttggagcttttatacgataaaagctattttatagaaaaaataattattttggcatcgctttattctgaggactataacttttttatttttttggttatgatgctatatggcagctcgtattttgcgggacaagatgatgttttcagaggtaccatggtcatttatatctgtctttttgatcgcgtgttattccactttttgttcagcgttatgataataaagcgttattttttggctcgtttttttttttttcttacggtgtttactgaaggggttaactagtgggccagttttataggttgggtcgttacggacgcggcgatactaaatatgtgtacttttattgtttttttgatttttttttagataaagaaatgtatttatgggaataatatttttttttttcttctttatttaggaaatttttttttttttttttttttacacgtgtggaaattttttttttttacttttccactttgtcccagggggggacatcacagatcaccgatctgacagtgtgcacagcactctgtcagatcggtgatctgacatacagccgggcaggattagagctgcagctgcagcctgatcctgacccggaagtgctccctgcaggacccggatgcagcccggcggccattttggatccggggactgcagggagaagacgctcggtacacggtgagtacatcaccgtgtaccgatcgtctcagggaagcccgcagggagccccctccctgcacgatgcttccctgcaccgccggcacaccgcgatcatctttgatcgcggtgtgccgggggttaatgtgccgggagcggtccgtgaccgctcctggcacatagtgccggatgtcagctgcgataggcagctgacacccggccgcgatcggccgcgctccccccgtgagcgcggccgatcgcatatgacgtactatcccgtcactgggaattaagtcccaggtcacctggacgggatagtatgtcatatgggattaaggggttaataataccctctacccatccaggtaCCTGCtttgtaagggtgcccacacatgaaataattggtcttcctgggtttccagatttgtggattttgggaagcatgtagaatgtccctgttcttggactttctggtatcaggtcattggttcttatggatttgtcgggcagacaagataccaacttgtttagttccttgtaataatcctgtgtaggatccgactccaattttttgtagtagtgtgtgtccgtaagttgtctgtttgcttccctcatatagtctgatgtgttcatcatgactattgcaccacccttgtcagcgggtttgatgatgatttctttgttggttttcagagactgtatggcctttctctcctgggcactgatgttggatgcttgtctcttgttagtatctatgatggtggactttatcaaatgtctgaaggagtctatatagttatccaaatgaaggttgcgtccaggtggaggtgtccagactgacctcttctttgttgttaggatcccttttccttcagtccaggtgggttctgaatcttctgtatcattgaaatattccctcagacgcagtctcctgaaaaaatgttccatatcactgcagagttcagttttatccagggccttagtaggacaaaatgagagtcctctggaaagcacggccagctccactttgttgggtttataatctgagcgattaatgacacagttatttgtgcctggaatggagtggttgtccaagttgttaggttttggctttgttttgtatctgtttgcatagagtcctgaattgaggcgcaatctgtgcagtttcttttccttgttatgaattagatgggtccgtagtttgttgtagtattgttgtaatttttgctctgtgtcttctgtaagtgtcTTCCTCAGGGTTTCAAATTGCCCTtagactttactctttatgctgtagcagacatgcaaaagatgattccttaatctctcagaagtcatgtgacacaggttctgtgcatagtgggtattgtaggtatgaagaattgggtttgtaatccagagtcctttgggaattagattctcctttttgcatttagataggaaaaaaatgtcgctgtccatttgtgtacgtttcttcagaagtggttttagttccataaagatgcggtacattctggtatcctccattttgatacaggaaagcaatttatcttggtaccgtgttagccagtagatagaaaaatatttagaattgagagttctcagtggttgataccttttaatggctaactgaaaagatggtaacaaattgcaagctttcgagactacatacgtctcttcatcaggcaaagactaaaacaaattctgaagaatcacatatttatgcacaacatagtatagaaaaaaaaaaaaaaaagagaaaaaccatggaaaagccaggtgacatgaagcagaattaccatgggtgataaacagttacgtccataaatattgggccaattcttagataaggattgttttattgtcctgtgattagggtctctgttgtgatgaccccacatggtctgaggggcaagttccttagttgatgtaaaaagacataaatccgtgtgacacattcattcctgcagtgtgagtgtcaaaggttgtcatcagtttatattcccagactcttctgtctttctgcgatttgaagttactttttagcacaagtaatttcatgtccataatgttatgatttgggagacagaaatgtattgccacaggtatatccattctttttctcttattgtatggcgatgagagttcatccttgttctcagtttctgtgaGTAGTTTCACACATTTTATAGACCAGCCTGTGcatcagcagaacagagtacaaatcTGACACGTTGTGATCGAgtagagaggatggtgcaggagttttTCGAGCTGAATATCAATGCCATCAAGAGAGGTTTGGACCCTTTTGAATTTTGTTCtttaaaaatggaagagtggcctgagttcACATGTCACACCTTGGATGTGTTGTTATGGCACACAGACAGCAttttctcagaatgtgtcttcagcactgctggtggtgtgctgaagcATAAGCTTATTCAGCTGTCCCCTAaatgtgtagaccgcctaacttacaTCAAGATGAATAAGTTTGGATCTCCAATGTCTTTTGCACtccagtcgcagactgggcagactaggtgacggtgtagtttttagtgtgctgcattgatctcccattattgcagTCGGAGATACCTCTGTCATGGctcctgtgcctgctgttgctcctgctgctgatgttacaagcaatttttttaaaagttgggtcttcatctggtgggttgcctgtagtggaaggggtatcagagccccattatactatttccacTCTGGGGAagctgatgccactttagtggtgtgtggcaatcaTTTTTTGAATTGTGGagattccaagttgggtctcctacaTGTATTGCCTGTAGTAGTAGGGCTCCAAGACCAGCAGGCCtgtacttactttcagtcaactacctgtgttactatgctTAAATGTTTCTAACATTTGTGGTCtacgaagctgatatttgtgccaactgagtgtggctgagcaaaaaaagcagtttgagctgttgcatgaggaatcagggctcccagcacgtcAGGCACtttgtcttaatttaaacttaaattcgaggctctaaatgctggcccacactctgatacctcatgcatggcccatggataactgctgctgtgccattctaaaatttctactgtgggtcaattgatgctacttttcctggtgtttgcccctaatttttggaactaTTTGTACTCCAAttcgggtctccttcatgtgtgttgcctgaatttggcagggctctcagagtaCCAGGGCTACACCTGTCACTcagccacctgttactgatcaatgtttacattagaaatgctggtccaagccctgaccCATGAATCTCTCCTGTGCAATTATATTTTTTGTACTGTGgatcaattgatgtcacttttcttGGTGTCTAGCCCtagtttgagctgttttggcagcaattgcccccccacacacccccctgaaggtgttgtctctgtgtttggttttgcctcccattaaattcaatgggtttCGGATAAGTCTGGCAAACTGTTTATCGAACATCGGTACGTTCGCTAAATCTGAACCAAACCGAAGCTTAAATGGTACGCTAATCTCTAATCTTATCCAATATCTTCTGGGTATGGGGCGGGTGCGGGTTCAGCCTCTGTACACCTGCTCCCAACTTGCGCAATGCATACATTGAAGACATCTGGAAGGGGTAAGTAAAATTGCATGAATCAATCACAAGTCTGTTTCTGTATATGTCCAGATACAAAGTGCTGTGGAGGTGGGATCAGATGATAAGTCTAGATTCTGAGGTAAATTTAGGAAGGGGGAACAAAGAACAAATAGGTTGGTAAAGTGATGTTATAGGCCTGTCTAAAGAGATGTATTTATTCCCCAAATATTTCACTAAATGAGATAAAATAACAAGTGATCATCTAGCTGGTTAATGATGAATGATAAAAGCAGTGGAGATACCTTATGGAACAGTACTAGTACGTTTGGTGGCTTCAATAGAGTATATCCAACACCGGATATTTAAAATTACACGTTACTATAGTGACATGCAGTTATAAATGTCATAAACAAGTATTTATTTGCATGGGAAACTTAACATTAATCTCTATATAAATACATAATTTATACCTTAGACAACTTTGGGTCCACACTGAGCGAGGCAGGGGTCTTGCTTAGGTCAGCGAGATGATGTTCAGTATCACCCAAATGCGGAATGGCATTGCCAATAACTTTGAGAAATTCTTTGCTATTATCTTGAACTTTGGCATTGTCATTGGTAGCTGTTGAACTTGAACTGTTTCCCAATTCTTTAAAGACTCTATATACCATGGGGAATACGATCAGCAGCCTAAGGTAAAAAATATAACTTATTATAAATTAAATCTATCAGCAGTTTTGAAAACACTAAACTGCTCAGCCTCTAAGTAGACCATGAACAAGTTTAATAAAACCTATGTTTCTGATCAAAACTTGCAATATGCCAAATGAGTTCGCAAATGTCAAATGGTTGTTCCTCAACCAGAAGCAGGCTCGGACTGGGccaccggagaactggaggattctccggtgggcccaggcattgacacctgctggcatacagtgtcagcagctgcctagggcccccgctgctccaggggccccagccagtggcgtgtagTGGCGTGTCCccggtgccagcggagcagcagggGTTGACAGGAAGCCGAAGCCTGTTCCCGCTGCTAAGGTGAAAtaaatattcatgcttccccacgcCCATATGGGTGTGGAGAGGCGTgacttcactttaatagcgggctgtATTTGGCGCATGCTGCAGCTAACACTGGCTGCTatcagggcccccgctcccccaggagcCTCCAGCCCACGCGGCCACTAAGGGGCTGTAAGCAATAGGGATGCGGTGCCAGCGCCAACCCCAGTGCGCattaatggaggagagagcgtcagatgaccctctctctcccatcattcctctcgcctctgacacacagcgggtgcgcgatgatgtcacttcatcacaTACCTGCTGTGTGCGAGGTCGACTGCAGTGCAGATCCTGACATTGGAGTGGAGGTGCCGCGGAATCAgcgtgggagcgaggaggagaggtgagcattgtttatatatatatatatatatatatatatatatatatatatatatatatatatatatatatatattagtgagtcctggggcagcattattccctatgggggagctacattataccggttacgctcacgccctgactgggtgGCGTGAGTgaggggattgtggccccactgtgccgcaaaccagactaccctggaaggagcGTGACTAAGCAGCCTCTGAAGGTGAGGTCAGGCTTATGCGGCAGGTAGctcccaggtaccactccagggcggtgtctggctgtggcagctgatcccactgagggactgaACATTAATAACAAGTGCAGGCAAGcacggctggtactctggcaggcggtcatggctggtactctggcaggcaggcgggcatggctggtaatctggcaggcgggcatggctggcactctggcaggcaggcgggcacggctggcaggcGGGCATGGTGGgcccggctggcactctggcaggcaatcACAGCTGGCATTCTGGCAGGCGGGCACTCtagacaggcaggcgggcacagatAGCGGGACTGGAACTGGTTCGGGTAGGATGGGAACATAGGCGGGTACGTGTGGGATAAGGGAACAGGTAAGGACCAAATCAGACTAGAGGCATAAAGGAACAGGGAAGAACTAGACAGGAGGGACAAGGACAAACAGGGCCTGGAGCGGGAGCAGAGCAAAGCAGCATGATGCGGAGAGCAGGACAGAGCCGCAGGAGGCGAGACGGGAGTAGAGCAGAACCTCAGGAGGAGAAGCACGAGCAGAAACTCAGAAGGCAGAGCaatagcagaaccacaggaggcggagcacagagcagaaccacagaaggcagagcaaagagcagagccgaaggaggcagagcaaagagcagaactgcaggaggcggagcaaagagcagagctgcaggaggcaGAACAAAGAggaggagtgaacacaaggaaactcagcggaataggaaaggctacagacagggatacaaacagacacaggtataggactaagttcagacaaggtcaGGAATGGGACAAGGGACAGAAacaaggactcagaccagggtacgaAGCTCCTCTAGTTGGCTGACACAAGAGACAAAGCAAACAGGACCTGGCAACTTAGCAGTCAGACACTAACTGAGTTAATAcgttgctcaggcatccccctaggggtggggaagccttaagtacctgaggcctcttggcaattggttgaggacaccttaggaaggtgcacacagtctgtaTAAGAAACAGGAAGTTGCTGGGGCCGCTGCCCTAAGCAtatagccaggaagtatgcagcaagcagggacatgaggcccagagcatggaGGCGGCAGAGGACAGAAGTCGTAGCATGGCCCAGAGTGGTGAGTAAGATGATGTATCTGCCTGATGGGAGATGGAAAGCCACGTAGTGAAGCCGGCAGGGATGTTACAgtaccctatgggggcagcattatactctatgggtgagctgcattgtaccctatgaggaacagcattattctctatggggggagctacattatattctatgggggacagCATTATTCCCtaagggggagctgcattataccttatgggagatctgcattgtaccctatg
The nucleotide sequence above comes from Ranitomeya imitator isolate aRanImi1 chromosome 7, aRanImi1.pri, whole genome shotgun sequence. Encoded proteins:
- the LOC138644980 gene encoding hemoglobin subunit beta-2-like isoform X1 is translated as MEQWTAKEKTAISSVWADINVQDLTERLLIVFPMVYRVFKELGNSSSSTATNDNAKVQDNSKEFLKVIGNAIPHLGDTEHHLADLSKTPASLSVDPKLSKILGNLLVIILASNLGSKFTPEVHATWEKFLKSLGYL
- the LOC138644980 gene encoding hemoglobin subunit beta-2-like isoform X2, whose translation is MPRRTNQDLPTNHHDSHPQRLLIVFPMVYRVFKELGNSSSSTATNDNAKVQDNSKEFLKVIGNAIPHLGDTEHHLADLSKTPASLSVDPKLSKILGNLLVIILASNLGSKFTPEVHATWEKFLKSLGYL